The region GGAGCGGATTTCAAAAGACAGAATGTGGACTTCATAACTAGGACGGCGCTCTGCGATGTTGGTTTCCGCCCGAGTTCATTATGCATCCATCGCCCTCGCCGAATTGGCGCGATGTCAAACCAGTGCTACGCCTGTCGCGGTTCGTGAGATTACCAGCAAACACGACATCCCAGGGCCTTTCTTGGTTCAAATTCTGCAAGCCCTTCGCAGCGCGGGGTGGGTCCAGAGTATCCGTGGCAGCCAGGGTGGGTACCGTCTGATCGCGGACCCAAGTCAGTTGACTTTGCTGGAAATAGCCGAAGCGATCGGCTGCTCCGAATCGGCTGCTGGGAAAGATCCCGCGGCATCTGAGAAGACCTTGCTCGACAGCGAACTTCAATCGGCGTGGGATCGAGCCGGCGAGGCATGGCGTCGTGTGCTGGGCGGCATCACCTTA is a window of Stieleria sp. JC731 DNA encoding:
- a CDS encoding Rrf2 family transcriptional regulator; translated protein: MLVSARVHYASIALAELARCQTSATPVAVREITSKHDIPGPFLVQILQALRSAGWVQSIRGSQGGYRLIADPSQLTLLEIAEAIGCSESAAGKDPAASEKTLLDSELQSAWDRAGEAWRRVLGGITLAEIVERASTEDGTMFYI